The Puniceicoccales bacterium genome includes the window AGTCAATATTAATTTTTATTTTTATTTCGCATAATATATATTATATCTAATTTAAAAATGTAAGTTAACTAAAATTGTATAGAAATCTTTAAAAATACAGAAATAAGCCGAGAATTAGGGTTGGAATTACGGCCCAACTGAAAAGTTTCATTGGAGAAATTTCATGGAAATATTTTCCTAAAATCGATTGCCCGGCCGGATTTGGTGCATTGGCAATCACCGTCAGACCTCCACCAGTTACGGCTCCAGCAATCACTGCTTTCTGCAGCATCACATCGTTGGCAAACTTTGGTACCAGTGACGATAGATAGGTTATAGCCGCATTATCATTGAAGGATGTCAATAGCGTTGCCCCAAGAAACAGTTGCAGTTGGTTCAAATTTCCAAGCAGCGGTTCGATCCACCATTTCTGTAAATTGCCATGGCTAACCAATCCAGCCAAAAAAATTCCAACCAATAGCGGATTTTTTAACTCGAATTTATATTGATATTCGCTGGTTATTTGCAAAAAGCCAAGAAAAAATAAAAGAATGCCCATCAATAGAACTATGCTATGGGCATTGGCAATGCATAATCCTAAAAATAGAATATGAATAATGGTTATAAATGGTGGAATTTTTTGAGGTTTATTATCCATGGCTTTTGTCCGAACGCTGGCAAGCCTTTGGAATTCTTTTTTGAATAATAATGCATATAGAGAACTAGCCACAATAATACCAATAATGGCTTTTATCCCAAAATTGAAAAAAATCTGGGATGAGCTCCAATTCCATTGATGGGCAATCATTAGGATCGGTGGTGCAGCAAAATTTGTCAAAGTCCCGCCCACGGAAATATTTACAAACAGAAGTGCCAAGGTGGCATATTTTAAGCTGTCCGAAGGATTGAGATCATAGAACTGCTTTGATAGCAAAATTGCAGCAATGGTCATGGCCGCAGGTTCAGTAATAAACGAGCCAAACAATGGCCCTAGGATCATTATCGATAGCCACCAGCTCAACGGCGTATCGCCTCCTTTATGGGCAATTTTTCCAAGGATTGATTTGGCTAATTCGATGATCGGCCTGGTGCCGGCAATGGACATTATGGCAACCACAAATACCGCTTCGGTGTAATCCACCTTTGTACCGAAATATGCCGCAACTTCAGGCCATCCCTTGGCCAGATAGATCAATGCGATCAATGGAAGCAACCAAATGAAAAAAACCAATTCGATTTCGCTACAGATTTCGAATATCTTGGCAACCAGATGATCATTGTTAGCTTCAAAGACTTTGGCAACTTTCGCGAATTTCGGTGCAAGAAATGTGTGAACAATCGCACCTAAAAAGATAGAAGATGCTATAATATTAAATAGATCCATCACTTAGCCCATAGCATAAATATTTTACCAAAGAGCAATACTTTGCATAGAAAATATGAAATTTTATTTTTTCATTTATATAAATAATAGGGTGATGTTTTTTCTATAAATTCCTTGGCCTGGTTTTCCCATTTATTTCGAAAATATTTTACATCAATCTCTTTGCCAGCAAATAGCGTCTCTATAAATTCACGATCTCCAATGTGTTTTTTTATCATCAGTGCAAGGGGCTTGTCGTATTTATTGATTTGTTCCCAGTCGGACCATTTTTGGGCAATGGAAGTAACCGTTAGGCCAAATAATGACGGAATGGTCTTTTTTAGATCTAGGACATTTACCAATAAACATCGTTTATCATCAACCTTTAGCATTTTTGTCGAGCATCCAGCTAATGATTCTGGATCTATCTGTTTCATCTTTTCTATCATGCTTTCATAGTTCAGTTTTTTTTGATTTTTTCGAAAATGTATATTTCCAAAATGTCTATTGTCATTGTAATCAATTTTGAATTTTATGCTAAATCCACTGTTGCCAGTGATGGAACATAATGGTGCAGTTAGAGCGTAGTCACAGAGATCTCTCCAAAGTTTGATTCTCGGTGAAGTTTCGGTCCATTTTAATTCAGTTTCCGGCCAAATCATGGATCGTTTCCACCCTTCCATTTTAATCACTTGTAAATCCAATTTCGACAATACACCAGGTGGTGTAACTAATCCTATGTCAGTTCTAGATACCACACCAGAGGAAATTTTCAGTGAAGTTCTAAAAATATTATTTTTTGCATCTATGGCAATGCCAGTGCTGGCTATATAGTTTGCTATTTCACCAATGGTCATGCCATGGAACATGGGCATTCCATCAATAGGACCCAAAAATGAACACCATTCCTGTTCTATGACTGGTCCACCCACATATTCGCCACTCAATGGATTGGGTCTATCCAGGACGATGACCTTTACGCTTTCCTCAGCACAGGCTGCCAACATATATATCATTGATGACCAATAGGTATAGTACCTGATGCCAATGTCGCGCAAGTCTATTACCACCACGTCTAAGTTATTCAACCATTCGGCCTTAGGCTTTCCGTCAAGTCCATACATTGCATATACTTGCGTATTTCCTTCCTTGGTACTATCAAATGATTTTCCATCTAGACAGTCTCCATGTAGTCCATGTTCTGGTGCGAATATGGCCATTAGATTTTTGCCCAGCGCTTCCTTTAGTATGGCCAATGTGGTCTTTCCAGATGAATCTACGGCTGCATAGTGGGTTAAAATTCCCACGCGCTTTCCTTGAAGAATGTCAAACTTTCTCTCCTTTAGCACATCTATGCCAAGTTTTACGGATGGTGTTTTGGAAACATGCCCCAAAATGATACACAGAAAAATAACCAAAAAAACAGTAATAAAAATTACAATTAAATGTTTTGTAAGTTTAAGCGGCATAACTTGTTAAGTATCATTCTTAATATAATGGTTGTCAAGATTAGTTGAATGAAAAGAGTTGTACCATTGGATGAAATTCATTTATAATCCATTTAGTTCCTATGAAAATTTTTTCATCAGATTTTCTTTTTTTTGGCGATGGATTGATGCTTTTACTTATCGTTGTGGGTATAATAGCTATAGCTGTGTTTATCGAAAGGCTGCTGTTTTTAAAAAAATGTAAGATAAATGCTCAGATTTTTGTGGATGGTATAAAGGTTGCTGTCAAAGAAGGCCGCATCATTGAAGCCATTACGCTGTGCGAGGAAAATACTGGTTCTGTTGCAAATGTAATCAAAATTGCTTTGGTCAATGCCCAGGAAAAGGTAGACTCCCTTGAAAGAATCATGAAAGATCCTGTGTTGCTAGAAATAAGTTCCTATGAATCCAATGTAGGTGTGTTGAGATGTGTTGCTAAAATTGCGCCTATGATTGGAATGATAGGTGTGGCCATGTCCTTTCTTCATATTTTTGATAAAATTAATGATGCCAATGCCTATGTGGGAGCTAGTCTTTTTTCATCGGAAATTACCACGGCCATTGCCCTAATATCCGCAGGCCTAGGTGTGGCTGTTTTCTCAAATTTAGGCTACCATCTTATTCATGGCATTATCAATGGAATGATCTATGATTTGGAGTGGACCTATAATGAAATGATTCAATTTTTATCCATGAATAAATCAAAATGAGGCTGTTCATATTTAGAGATGTAAGTTCTTTAAAAGAACCAGATAGTACAGTTGATGTGTGGTCAGTTTTGTGCATCGTATTATTTTTATTTGGCATATTTTTGATGGGAGCTAGATTTGTATTTCCTCCAGGGATTCATCTGGAATTACCAAGGGCTGACAATATTTCCACATCGAAGATCCATGGTATTTTAACCATACGCTCATCGGATATGCTACTGTTCAATGGGCGGATATTTGCTTTATCGGATTTAGAAAATGAGTTAAAATTTTTCATAAAAGTTAAAAATGACAGCAACGAGAAGATTATAATTCTAGTCAGGCCTGATAAAAATCTAGGCCTAGGAGAGTTCATCCATATTTGCGAAATTATAAAATCGTCTGGTATAAATGAAATTCATGTGGCAGCTGAAAAATCACGGTATCAACCAATGGTTTCAAGGTAGGCAGCTATGTCATTTATCAAAGAATTTGGGACGGATGCGCCGGAGGTGATGCCTATTGTATCTATTCCTTTTAGATTTAGCATTTTCGCCTGATCAATATTTTCTATATAAAATACCTTTGGACAATGTTTGTTAGCAATGGATGCTAATCGACGGCTATTGGCTGATGTTTTATCACCTATCACAATGATGGCATCTGTTCCAGTGGAAATCAAATTCTTAAGTCCCTGTTGCCTAGCTTTTGTGGCTTTGCATATGGTATTTATTGTAATCAAATTGGAAAAACATTCGGTCAAAAAGGTTTCTGCAAAATTGAAAAATTCACAATCCAATGTGGATTGGGCTAAAAGCAGCAATTTGTTGGTTTTATCGGCAATCATGGTTGTAAGCTCTCGAACTTCGGTTTCATTTTGTATCACATAGATCTTGGTTTTTACATAGCCGATAAGTCCTTGGATTTCAGCATGATTTTTATCTCCAAGGATTATTATATCATACATATTTTTTGAGAATTTTTCTAAAATTTTCGAAATTTTTTTCACATAGGGACAGGTACAATCGACAATGGGGCATCCATGTTTTTTCAGCATCTGTTTTTTATCCGGTGAAATGCCATGGGCTCGAATCAGTATGATATCTTTGAATTTATTTGGTTCGGAATTTTCATCCATTTCAACTATTCCATGGGTTTCAAGTTTCTGAAGTATCTGAAAATTATGGACTAATTTTCCGCAAGTATAAACCTTTCCCGGGCAATTATTGGATGTTTCCAATGCGATCTTAATGGCCAATTTCACTCCGTGGCAAAGACCGATATTTTTATCCACTATGATTTTCACTTGGGAAGTGGATTTATGCTAATATTACTCATTATACAGATAATATTTTGCTATAGATTTTATAAACTCTTTGGCCTGGAAATCCCATTTTTCTCTAAAATATTTAATATCTATTTCTTTTCCATCAAATAATGCTGATATTAATTCATCATCACCAATGCCTTTTGCTATTACGGATTTTAGATCTTCATCGCAATCAATCCAATCGATATTTTTTTTGCCATTTTCATTCCTTTGGGATATGGATAACAATGCTAGGCTTAGTATTGCTGGTATGGTTTTTTTTATATCTTTTACATTCAATGATAAATATTTTATTTTTCCCCTTCGTTGATCTTGGGTTTCTGCTATACGCATAGAGCATCCAGTCAATATCTTCGGTTTTATGCTTTCTATTTCATCTAATACGTCATTGCAGTCCTTATTTTTTAAATATATATTTCCAAAATGTCTGTCATTGGCAAAATCCACATATAATCTTGCTTTGCAATCGGGATTTTTGCAAACCAGATGCAATATTGGAACCATGGCATAGTCTAAGACCGAGCTCCAGGTTGAAATTCTAGGGGAATTTTTATTCCAAGGTATGCCAATTTCTGGCCATGTCATATCGCGTTCCCAGAATTCCATTTTGATAATCTGTAGATCCAGATTAGCCAAAGTTTTTGATGAAACATGCAATGGTGCAGTATATTCTCCATAGTAATTGCTGTCATTGGCATCGATATCTATGTCAGCATTTTTTACATAGTTGGCAATTTCACCGATGGTCATGCCATGAAACATTGGCATATTGGCAATGGGACCAAGGAATGAGCACCATTTTTTGTCCATACTTGGTCCACCAATATATCTGCCCAATGGATTTGGTCTATCCAAAACGACCACAGGAATTTGCTCTTCGGCACAGGCAGCTAACATATATATCATGGACGAATAATAGGTATAATGCCTAATGCCAAGATCTTGCAAATCTATTACAATCATATCTATTTCTTCTAGCCATGATTTTTTCGGTTTTGCATCATAGCCATACATGGCATAGACAAGTATGCCATCCTCTTCGTCTGAACTGAAGGTTTCACCGGCTAAAAATTTGCCTTTCAGTCCATGCTCAGGTGCAAATATGGCAATTAAATTATCTTCACAGACTTCCTTCAAAATTTTCCACGTGGGATTTCCAATGCTATCCACAGCAGCCTGATTGGTTAAAACACCAATGCGTTTGCCTTTAATAATGTCAAATTTTTCCCTCTTTAAAATATCTATGCCAAGTTTTACAGCAAATTTATTTGGCATTACTCTATAACAGGCAGTATAATATAAAAAAACACCAACGAGAGATAACCATAAAAATCTTATAAACGCATTCATGTCAACGTTGATTTCAATCCTATGCTAAGGAATTGCTTTATAATATCACCGGCAAGATAAAGCGATCCAGTAATAACTATATTATTTTGATTTATATCTGATAATACAATATCCATTATTCTATCACTGGCAATGTATTCATATTC containing:
- a CDS encoding DUF1343 domain-containing protein, with translation MNAFIRFLWLSLVGVFLYYTACYRVMPNKFAVKLGIDILKREKFDIIKGKRIGVLTNQAAVDSIGNPTWKILKEVCEDNLIAIFAPEHGLKGKFLAGETFSSDEEDGILVYAMYGYDAKPKKSWLEEIDMIVIDLQDLGIRHYTYYSSMIYMLAACAEEQIPVVVLDRPNPLGRYIGGPSMDKKWCSFLGPIANMPMFHGMTIGEIANYVKNADIDIDANDSNYYGEYTAPLHVSSKTLANLDLQIIKMEFWERDMTWPEIGIPWNKNSPRISTWSSVLDYAMVPILHLVCKNPDCKARLYVDFANDRHFGNIYLKNKDCNDVLDEIESIKPKILTGCSMRIAETQDQRRGKIKYLSLNVKDIKKTIPAILSLALLSISQRNENGKKNIDWIDCDEDLKSVIAKGIGDDELISALFDGKEIDIKYFREKWDFQAKEFIKSIAKYYLYNE
- the ispH gene encoding 4-hydroxy-3-methylbut-2-enyl diphosphate reductase translates to MKIIVDKNIGLCHGVKLAIKIALETSNNCPGKVYTCGKLVHNFQILQKLETHGIVEMDENSEPNKFKDIILIRAHGISPDKKQMLKKHGCPIVDCTCPYVKKISKILEKFSKNMYDIIILGDKNHAEIQGLIGYVKTKIYVIQNETEVRELTTMIADKTNKLLLLAQSTLDCEFFNFAETFLTECFSNLITINTICKATKARQQGLKNLISTGTDAIIVIGDKTSANSRRLASIANKHCPKVFYIENIDQAKMLNLKGIDTIGITSGASVPNSLINDIAAYLETIG
- a CDS encoding biopolymer transporter ExbD, whose amino-acid sequence is MRLFIFRDVSSLKEPDSTVDVWSVLCIVLFLFGIFLMGARFVFPPGIHLELPRADNISTSKIHGILTIRSSDMLLFNGRIFALSDLENELKFFIKVKNDSNEKIIILVRPDKNLGLGEFIHICEIIKSSGINEIHVAAEKSRYQPMVSR
- a CDS encoding putative Na+/H+ antiporter; amino-acid sequence: MDLFNIIASSIFLGAIVHTFLAPKFAKVAKVFEANNDHLVAKIFEICSEIELVFFIWLLPLIALIYLAKGWPEVAAYFGTKVDYTEAVFVVAIMSIAGTRPIIELAKSILGKIAHKGGDTPLSWWLSIMILGPLFGSFITEPAAMTIAAILLSKQFYDLNPSDSLKYATLALLFVNISVGGTLTNFAAPPILMIAHQWNWSSSQIFFNFGIKAIIGIIVASSLYALLFKKEFQRLASVRTKAMDNKPQKIPPFITIIHILFLGLCIANAHSIVLLMGILLFFLGFLQITSEYQYKFELKNPLLVGIFLAGLVSHGNLQKWWIEPLLGNLNQLQLFLGATLLTSFNDNAAITYLSSLVPKFANDVMLQKAVIAGAVTGGGLTVIANAPNPAGQSILGKYFHEISPMKLFSWAVIPTLILGLFLYF
- a CDS encoding MotA/TolQ/ExbB proton channel family protein; the protein is MKIFSSDFLFFGDGLMLLLIVVGIIAIAVFIERLLFLKKCKINAQIFVDGIKVAVKEGRIIEAITLCEENTGSVANVIKIALVNAQEKVDSLERIMKDPVLLEISSYESNVGVLRCVAKIAPMIGMIGVAMSFLHIFDKINDANAYVGASLFSSEITTAIALISAGLGVAVFSNLGYHLIHGIINGMIYDLEWTYNEMIQFLSMNKSK
- a CDS encoding DUF1343 domain-containing protein, translating into MGHVSKTPSVKLGIDVLKERKFDILQGKRVGILTHYAAVDSSGKTTLAILKEALGKNLMAIFAPEHGLHGDCLDGKSFDSTKEGNTQVYAMYGLDGKPKAEWLNNLDVVVIDLRDIGIRYYTYWSSMIYMLAACAEESVKVIVLDRPNPLSGEYVGGPVIEQEWCSFLGPIDGMPMFHGMTIGEIANYIASTGIAIDAKNNIFRTSLKISSGVVSRTDIGLVTPPGVLSKLDLQVIKMEGWKRSMIWPETELKWTETSPRIKLWRDLCDYALTAPLCSITGNSGFSIKFKIDYNDNRHFGNIHFRKNQKKLNYESMIEKMKQIDPESLAGCSTKMLKVDDKRCLLVNVLDLKKTIPSLFGLTVTSIAQKWSDWEQINKYDKPLALMIKKHIGDREFIETLFAGKEIDVKYFRNKWENQAKEFIEKTSPYYLYK